Genomic DNA from Leptospira venezuelensis:
TGGAGTGGGTGTTGGAGGTCCAACAACAGGTTTGTCTTTAGGTTCTTGGGTCTTTGCTTCTTTAAATGCGACTCGTTTGATATCTTGTTTTGAAATTTCTTTTGTAGAGCCATCCGGAAGTTTGATTACCATCTTGAATGCGGTTTGGGAAATAATTTCACCCGTAATCACTTTTCCATCTCTCATGTAGATGATTTGATCGTTTGAATGGACAGAAGTAAGAGAGAAGATCATACATCCGAAGAAGATTGTTGCCCTGATTTTATTTTTAAGTCTTCTCATTACAAATCCGGTCTCACTCAGTTTTGAATTCTTGGAAAGAATCCGTGGAAGGAAAACAAGATTCAAGCAATAAATTGACACGTCCGGAAACTATAAACGGTTATCGTATAACAGATACTACACTTGCGAAAACAATTCGATTAATAATTTTCCTCAGGCCCGAAGTTTAAGGTTTTGGAAACTCCAAATTGTATCGAAGTCGCCCTACTTGTGGCATTTATAGTTTGGGCTAGGAGTTTTTGTCCGAGATTCCAACTTATTAATTCAGACAAAGTCGGCGGATCGGAATCCAAGGATAGTGTGATAGGAAAATTTCCATCTTGCAGAGAATAAGTCCATTGATAAGAATCATATTTTATAAAAAATCCGATTCCCATTTTCCAAAAATAACTCAGCTTTAATGACGTGTGAGTTCCCTTCGCCTTCCAATCAAAACTGTAATCCGCAGGTAAAACAAAAAGTGTAGTTGGCGGGGCCAAGGTTACCGCCGTATAATCTTGGTGAATAGATTGCGAACCTTTCATAGTTAAGGATTCATACTCAGGCCTTATTTCGAATTTAGATCCAAACAAATATGCAAAGCCAATTCCTACGGAAGTTCCAGTCAGACTTTCAGAAGCTTGGAAGTTGGATTTCCCGCCTACGTTATCTGACTGAAAGACCTGTGAATGTGAGTCCTTAGTTCTGTTCCAAGTTCGAATATAACCGGCACTCGGATATAACTCGAAATTAGATTTTGCAAATGCGGAATAAGTCCCCTTAAAGAAAGCTGCCTTCATCTGTTCCGGATAAGATCCATATACAATAATTGGTTCTGCCTCAGATCCTATATTCTTGGAACTCGTAGAAGTATTAGTTTCCATTCCTCCAGCCTCTAAGGAGAATTTTTTGAACTTATAATTGATCCCCGCTGATACTGACGTACCGGCTGTACGGTTTGGACTTCCCGCTAAATAAAAAGGTGTAGCTTCTATTATTAAACTTCGGATGTTTTGGTACTTATAATAAAAATCGATGGTTTGAGGGGAGAAGGTTCCATTTCCAACTCCTAGATAGAAGTCTATATAATGTCTTTCTAATGGATTCCTGACAACTCGTTTCGCTTCTTTTACGATCGGAGGGGGAGAGACAATTTCAGGTTCTTGTTTTTTGGGTTCCTGTTTTTCAATAGGTATAACTGGAGGTTCCGCCTTT
This window encodes:
- a CDS encoding LA_0442/LA_0875 N-terminal domain-containing protein, yielding MKSKILFLSLLFLPVILFAEPQTVYLRNGQILHGDVTNQTATHIDLKLQNGETKRIQKENILRIAYREPQKEGPKKAEPPVIPIEKQEPKKQEPEIVSPPPIVKEAKRVVRNPLERHYIDFYLGVGNGTFSPQTIDFYYKYQNIRSLIIEATPFYLAGSPNRTAGTSVSAGINYKFKKFSLEAGGMETNTSTSSKNIGSEAEPIIVYGSYPEQMKAAFFKGTYSAFAKSNFELYPSAGYIRTWNRTKDSHSQVFQSDNVGGKSNFQASESLTGTSVGIGFAYLFGSKFEIRPEYESLTMKGSQSIHQDYTAVTLAPPTTLFVLPADYSFDWKAKGTHTSLKLSYFWKMGIGFFIKYDSYQWTYSLQDGNFPITLSLDSDPPTLSELISWNLGQKLLAQTINATSRATSIQFGVSKTLNFGPEENY